A region from the Alnus glutinosa chromosome 5, dhAlnGlut1.1, whole genome shotgun sequence genome encodes:
- the LOC133868144 gene encoding receptor-like protein EIX1, with the protein MISTHLFMSTVHLLLIFFFSFFGTASYLRVIQPVSCTKNPIFKCSEMETKALLSFKEGLTDPSGRLSSWVGEDCCNWTGVGCDNSRGHVVKLDLRNSLPVIEFGYRVIKFGYGVIEFEYGVIEFEYEDYLDEKLKAYEKSCLGGKISPSLLNLKHLSYLDLSLNNFSGNTVPKFLGSLESLMYLNLSFSFFSGVVPPQLGNLSRLQYLDLTSYSSSNIINYFISFPPWGLEVKSLQWLVGFPSLRYLNLGYVNLEKVPDWLHSVNMLPSLVELHLVECGLASLPHSVSSNNLTLLSVLDLSLNNFNSSIPHWFSNVSGLSTINLANSLLRGAIPDGMGHLANLRSLALADNILIGKIPNSFSNLCNLQTLDLYSTNISGEVVEFLDGLSQCSNNSLEYLDLSFNRFLGGNLPYSLGGLKKLKTIYLIETSVGGSIPDSIGNLTSLQTLDLYGSSVGGSIPDSIGNLRSLQTLDLSGSSVGGSIPDSIGNLTSLQTLHLFGSFVGGSGSSVGGSIPDSIGNLRSLQTLDLSGSSVGGSIPDSIGNLRSLQTLDLSGSSVGGSIPDSIGNLRSLQTLDLSRSSVGGSIPDSIGNLRSLQTLDLSESSVGGSILDSIGNLRSLQTLDLSYNQMNGAIPESVGKLSMLVTLRLSGNSWEGSLTEAHFQNLTRLKSLDLSAELSANYTLVFDVKHDWVPLFKLREIYLSDMKIGPKFPAWLQTQNKLITILLDNVGISDTIPHGLWKSCPNVTSWSLSGNKLRGQVPYFQFHPSADSFDLSSNNLEGPLPLFRSNLSEISLQNNMFSGPIPENISELLPKLSWLDLSSNSITGRIPHSIGMLKGLIGLVLRNNSLSMKLPPHWKDLRKLVVLNLAENNMSGSVPSSMQYLKSLREISLSQNHLEGELPFFFRNYKYLLVLDLGGNKFSGKLPAWIGESLSSLLRLSLRSNLFHGNIPPQLCLLLSLQILDLAHNDFSGAIPQCLGNFSDDQYSRFYNYSDQEMLLVSKGREYLYGGSSIRHFLSIDLSNNNLSGEIPDNVTSSSKLVNLNLSMNHMFGRIPENIGNLHMLETLDLSMNELSGPIPESLSSLTFLSHLNLSFNNLSGKIPNGYQLQTLNDSSIYEGNSLLCGPPLSTKCSEDETKPRVAKENGRGIESISFYISMVAGFIVGFWGVCGTLIIRTSWRHAYFRSFDNLKDKIAVFVMVKIVRLLRKVK; encoded by the coding sequence CAAGCTGGACCTCAGAAACTCATTACCGGTAATTGAATTCGGATATAGGGTGATAAAATTCGGATATGGGGTGATTGAATTCGAATATGGGGTGATTGAATTCGAATATGAGGATTACCttgatgaaaaattaaaagcttaCGAGAAGTCGTGCTTGGGGGGTAAGATAAGTCCTTCATTACTCAATTTAAAGCATTTGAGTTACTTGGACCTAAGCCTCAATAATTTTAGTGGAAACACTGTTCCAAAGTTTTTGGGTTCCCTTGAGAGTTTGATGTATCttaatctctctttctcattcttttcggGAGTTGTTCCTCCCCAACTTGGGAATCTCTCAAGACTACAATATCTGGACCTCACCTCATATTCATCTTCAAACATCATCAACtatttcatttcctttccacCATGGGGATTGGAAGTCAAAAGCCTGCAGTGGTTGGTTGGTTTTCCTTCTCTTAGGTACCTTAATTTGGGATATGTAAATCTTGAGAAAGTACCCGATTGGCTTCATTCAGTTAATATGCTCCCTTCCTTGGTGGAGTTGCACCTAGTTGAATGTGGACTCGCTAGTCTTCCTCACTCTGTTTCCTCCAACAACTTGACATTGCTTTCAGTCCttgatctctctctcaacaATTTTAACTCCTCCATACCTCACTGGTTCTCAAATGTGAGTGGGCTTTCAACAATAAATCTTGCAAACAGTTTGCTTAGAGGTGCTATTCCAGATGGTATGGGACATCTAGCCAACTTGCGCAGCTTGGCATTAGCTGACAACATTCTAATTGGAAAGATACCGAACTCATTTTCAAACCTTTGCAACTTGCAAACATTAGATCTGTATTCCACCAACATAAGTGGGGAGGTAGTTGAGTTTTTGGATGGCTTGTCTCAATGTTCCAATAATAGCCTTGAATATCTAGATTTGAGCTTTAATAGGTTTCTTGGGGGGAACTTGCCCTATTCGTTGGGAGGTCTCAAGAAGTTGAAAACTATTTACCTCATTGAAACCTCCGTTGGGGGTTCAATTCCAGATTCTATTGGAAACTTGACGTCATTGCAAACACTTGACCTCTATGGAAGCTCTGTTGGGGGTTCAATTCCAGATTCTATTGGAAACTTGAGGTCATTGCAAACACTTGACCTCTCTGGAAGCTCTGTTGGGGGTTCAATTCCAGATTCTATTGGAAACTTGACGTCATTGCAAACACTTCACCTCTTTGGAAGCTTTGTTGGGGGTTCTGGAAGCTCTGTTGGGGGTTCAATTCCAGATTCTATTGGAAACTTGAGGTCATTGCAAACACTTGACCTCTCTGGAAGCTCTGTTGGGGGTTCAATTCCAGATTCTATTGGAAACTTGAGGTCATTGCAAACACTTGACCTCTCTGGAAGCTCTGTTGGGGGTTCAATTCCAGATTCTATTGGAAACTTGAGGTCATTGCAAACACTTGACCTCTCTAGAAGCTCTGTTGGGGGTTCAATTCCAGATTCTATTGGAAACTTGAGGTCATTGCAAACACTTGACCTCTCTGAAAGCTCTGTTGGGGGTTCAATTCTAGATTCTATTGGAAATTTGAGGTCATTGCAAACACTTGACCTCTCATATAATCAAATGAACGGAGCCATTCCAGAAAGCGTCGGGAAACTGTCAATGCTTGTTACATTGAGGCTTTCTGGGAATTCTTGGGAAGGTTCCCTAACTGAAGCTCATTTTCAGAATCTCACCAGATTAAAATCTCTTGACTTGAGTGCAGAGCTTTCTGCAAACTATACATTGGTTTTTGATGTCAAACATGACTGGGTTCCTCTTTTTAAGCTAAGAGAAATTTATTTAAGTGACATGAAGATCGGCCCAAAGTTTCCAGCATGGCtacaaacacaaaataaactCATCACGATTCTGCTCGACAATGTTGGCATTTCGGACACCATTCCGCATGGCCTTTGGAAGTCCTGCCCAAACGTCACTTCTTGGAGTCTATCCGGTAATAAGCTGCGCGGGCAGGTACCATACTTTCAATTTCACCCTTCGGCAGATAGTTTTGATTTGAGTTCCAACAACTTAGAGGGTCCACTTCCTCTTTTTCGTAGTAATCTATCTGAAATATCTCTTCAAAACAATATGTTTTCTGGACCTATTCCTGAAAACATAAGTGAACTATTGCCCAAGTTATCTTGGTTGGACCTTTCTTCAAATTCAATTACTGGTAGAATTCCCCACTCTATTGGAATGCTTAAGGGATTGATAGGTCTTGTTTTGAGAAATAATTCCCTATCCATGAAACTCCCCCCTCATTGGAAGGATTTACGGAAGTTAGTGGTGTTGAACTTGGCAGAGAACAATATGTCTGGCAGTGTTCCAAGTTCAATGCAATATTTGAAATCACTACGGGAAATATCATTGAGCCAAAATCATCTTGAAGGAGagcttccttttttctttagaaacTATAAATACTTGCTAGTGCTTGATCTTGGAGGAAACAAGTTCTCTGGAAAACTTCCGGCATGGATAGGAGAAAGTTTGTCATCTTTATTGAGGTTAAGCCTACGGTCCAACTTGTTTCATGGGAACATACCACCTCAATTATGTCTACTTTTAAGTCTTCAGATCCTAGACCTTGCACATAATGATTTTTCAGGAGCAATCCCTCAATGTTTAGGAAACTTCAGTGATGATCAATATAGTCGTTTTTATAACTATAGTGATCAGGAAATGCTGCTAGTTTCTAAAGGAAGAGAATATCTATATGGTGGGTCTAGTATTCGTCATTTCCTTTCCATAGACTTGTCGAATAATAACTTATCTGGAGAAATACCTGATAATGTAACAAGCAGCTCAAAATTGGTCAACTTAAATTTATCAATGAACCATATGTTTGGAagaattcctgaaaatattGGGAATTTACACATGTTAGAAACACTTGATCTGTCAATGAATGAACTTTCTGGTCCTATCCCTGAAAGCTTGTCTTCTTTGACCTTCTTAAGTCACTTGAATTTGTCATTCAACAACTTGTCTGGGAAAATTCCAAATGGATATCAACTCCAAACACTGAATGACTCTTCTATCTACGAAGGTAACTCTTTACTCTGTGGGCCTCCTCTTTCGACCAAATGTTCAGAAGATGAAACTAAACCTAGAGTAGCCAAGGAAAATGGAAGGGGAATTGAGTCAATCTCGTTCTACATTAGCATGGTAGCGGGGTTTATTGTCGGTTTTTGGGGAGTTTGTGGCACATTGATAATCAGAACATCATGGAGACATGCTTACTTTCGAAGCTTTGATAATTTGAAAGACAAGATTGCTGTGTTCGTCATGGTCAAAATTGTTCGCTTGCTCAGGAAGGTCAAATAG
- the LOC133868799 gene encoding uncharacterized protein LOC133868799 isoform X1, with protein sequence MAKSMRSKKEKRLRAIRREIVEPFYDNKDAAKLAAQEAALAAPKLPARPSSTSTDTTTTTNAMDVEMADENQNLHSLKPTGGIGKKSNRKFKMGKGKRRGKGIRRKHHI encoded by the exons atGGCGAAGTCAATGAGGTCgaagaaagagaagaggctTCGAGCGATTCGGAGAGAGATAGTGGAGCCCTTCTACGACAACAAAGACGCCGCTAAGCTCGCTGCTCAGGAGGCTGCCCTCGCCGCCCCTAAGCTCCCCGCCCGTCCCTCTTCTACAAGTACCGATACCACTACAACTACAAACGCTATGg ATGTGGAGATGGCTGATGAAAATCAAAACTTGCATTCTTTAAAGCCTACCGGTGGAATAGGGAAGAAGTCCAATAGGAAATTCAAGATGGGTAAAGGCAAGCGCCGTGGTAAGGGCATTAGGAGGAAGCACCATATTTGA